The proteins below come from a single Fusarium verticillioides 7600 chromosome 3, whole genome shotgun sequence genomic window:
- a CDS encoding pre-mRNA-splicing ATP-dependent RNA helicase PRP28: MPLDIEEILRQKKAADAAAAKPRFIPKAERERLAAEKAKKEEDAQKRKASEDAQKRREEEQKWAARSNGSSRHNDSTNGSSRVPTGPKAMNQENGRDRDGYRDQGRGRGRGREGRKGDKQAADKQSAEDIEATLLRSRYLGPQVNQQSNFSAKKKRMRTTEKKFNFEWDADEDTSRDNDPLYTRQAVNHNGSFAGVGGEFDDEAEERARKRARMIEQRDPENGKERAKGIMEDFFRARDKARQRADRTGLGKRWSEKSLGDMRERDWRIFKEDFGIATKGGMIPNPMRSWQESNLPKRLLNIVEDVGYKEPTPIQRAAIPIALQARDLIGVAVTGSGKTAAFLLPLLVYISDLPPLDELNKNDGPYALIMAPTRELVQQIESEARKFAGPLGFRVVSIVGGHSIEEQINNMGDGAEIIVATPGRLIDCLDRRVLVLAQCCYVIMDEADRMIDMGFEEPVNRILEALPVNNEKPDTEDAEDATKMKRYLGGNDRYRQTMMYTATMPPQVEKIAKKYLRRPAVVTIGNAGEAVDTVEQRVEFIPGEDRRKKRLQEILASNDFAPPIIVFVNIKRNCDAVARDIKQMGWTVATLHGSKTQEQREASLQSVRNGATQVLVATDLAGRGIDVPDVSLVVNFNMAPKIDSYTHRIGRTGRAGKSGVAITFLGPEDADTMYDLKQILSKSSISKVPEELKRHEAAQSKPVRGDGGGSRRDKEEGLGKGGW; this comes from the coding sequence ATGCCCCTCGATATTGAAGAAATCTTGCGGCAAAAGAAAGCTGCAGATGCCGCCGCCGCAAAGCCTAGGTTCATCCCCAAGGCTGAACGAGAGCGACTAGCAGCtgaaaaggcaaagaaggaggaagacgcgcagaagcgcaaggctTCCGAAGATGCGCAGAAACGGCGAGAGGAAGAACAAAAATGGGCCGCCAGATCAAACGGCTCTTCAAGGCACAACGATTCCACGAATGGATCATCGCGCGTACCAACGGGGCCCAAGGCCATGAATCAGGAGAATGGCCGTGACCGAGATGGAtatcgagatcaaggacgagggaggggaaggggaagagaaggacgCAAGGGAGATAAACAGGCTGCGGATAAGCAGTCTGCAGAGGATATCGAGGCCACTCTCCTCCGATCACGATACCTGGGGCCCCAAGTTAACCAGCAGTCCAACTTTTCGGCGAAGAAGAAACGAATGCGAACAACAGAGAAGAAGTTCAATTTCGAGTGGGACGCTGATGAAGACACGTCACGCGACAACGATCCCTTATATACTCGACAGGCCGTCAACCACAATGGATCATTCGCCGGTGTTGGTGGAGAATTTGacgacgaagccgaggagcGCGCTCGCAAAAGAGCTCGAATGATAGAGCAGAGAGATCCAGAGAACGGAAAAGAGAGAGCAAAGGGCATCATGGAAGACTTCTTCCGAGCACGCGACAAAGCGAGACAACGCGCTGATCGAACAGGACTGGGCAAGCGATGGTCTGAAAAGTCTTTGGGAGATATGCGCGAGCGGGATTGGCGAATTTTCAAAGAAGATTTTGGAATCGCTACGAAGGGCGGTATGATCCCGAACCCCATGCGAAGCTGGCAAGAATCGAATCTCCCTAAGCGCTTGCTCAACATTGTCGAGGACGTGGGTTACAAGGAGCCGACGCCCATTCAGCGAGCTGCAATCCCTATCGCGTTGCAAGCCCGCGATCTCATCGGTGTAGCTGTCACTGGTTCCGGAAAAACAGCCGCTTTCCTCCTACCACTGTTGGTCTACATCTCTGACCTACCGCCTCTCGACGAGCTCAATAAGAACGACGGCCCCTACGCTCTCATCATGGCCCCTACCCGAGAACTGGTGCAGCAGATCGAGTCTGAAGCCAGGAAGTTTGCTGGTCCCCTCGGCTTTCGCGTTGTGAGCATCGTCGGCGGCCACTCTATCGAGGAACAAATAAACAACATGGGCGATGGTGCTGAGATTATCGTTGCTACACCGGGTCGTCTTATCGACTGTCTCGATCGACGAGTGCTCGTCCTAGCACAATGTTGCTATGTCATTATGGATGAAGCAGATCGTATGATCGACATGGGTTTTGAGGAACCCGTTAACCGGATCCTCGAAGCATTACCAGTCAACAACGAGAAGCCGGATAcagaagatgccgaggatgCAACAAAAATGAAGCGTTACTTAGGTGGAAACGATCGTTACAGACAGACCATGATGTATACAGCAACTATGCCGCCTCAAGTGGAAAAGATTGCCAAGAAGTACCTCCGCCGTCCAGCCGTCGTCACCATTGGTAACGCAGGTGAAGCCGTGGACACTGTCGAGCAGCGTGTCGAGTTCATTCCCGGCGAGGACCGTCGCAAGAAGCGTTTGCAAGAGATACTTGCCTCGAACGACTTTGCGCCACCCATTATTGTCTttgtcaacatcaagcgCAACTGCGATGCTGTCGCCCGCGATATTAAGCAGATGGGTTGGACGGTTGCCACACTCCATGGGTCCAAGACTCAGGAACAgcgagaagcttctctccAGTCAGTTCGCAACGGCGCGACGCAAGTTCTCGTTGCAACTGATCTTGCTGGCCGTGGTATCGATGTTCCCGATGTCTCTCTCGTCGTCAACTTCAATATGGCCCCTAAAATCGACAGCTACACTCATCGTATCGGTCGAACAGGTCGTGCTGGCAAGAGTGGTGTTGCCATTACTTTCCTGGGTCCTGAGGACGCTGATACCATGTACGATCTCAAGCAAATTCTCAGCAAgagctccatctccaaggtACCagaagagttgaagagacATGAGGCTGCGCAGTCGAAACCAGTACGTGGTGATGGCGGAGGATCAAGGAGAGACAAGGAAGAAGGGTTGGGGAAAGGAGGCTGGTAG
- a CDS encoding diphthamide biosynthesis protein 4: MTSSQAAVTSPEVATHYQVLNLTPTLLDTQHDSTPLIKRAYHRALLRNHPDKVKNSDPSSVCFTVDQITAALNTLSDPSCRAAYDAVLRVSRPSEKRDGSFQTGVENVDLDDLAFDEDQECWYRPCRCGNEHSYEFCEADLEEVSDEGELVVGCLDCSLWLRVHFAVIEEEQQSHPSNKTLKDKT; the protein is encoded by the coding sequence ATGACCTCTTCACAGGCTGCAGTCACCTCGCCAGAAGTGGCAACACATTACCAAGTCCTCAACCTCACGCCCACGCTACTCGACACACAGCATGATTCTACACCCCTCATAAAGCGCGCCTATCACCGGGCCCTCCTCCGTAACCACCCAGACAAGGTCAAAAATTCAGATCCATCCTCTGTTTGCTTCACAGTCGACCAAATCACAGCTGCTCTCAACACTCTTTCCGACCCTTCCTGTCGGGCAGCTTACGACGCCGTTCTGCGGGTGTCTCGTCCAAGCGAGAAGAGGGATGGCTCTTTTCAGACTGGCGTGGAAAATGTTGACCTAGATGATCTGGCATTTGATGAGGATCAGGAATGCTGGTACCGCCCTTGCCGCTGTGGGAATGAGCACAGCTATGAGTTTTGTGAAGCAGACTTGGAAGAAGTGAGTGACGAGGGGGAGCTTGTGGTTGGTTGTCTTGACTGTAGTTTGTGGCTTCGAGTTCACTTTGCCGTTATTGAGGAGGAAcaacaatctcatccttcaaaTAAAACTTTGAAAGATAAGACTTGA
- a CDS encoding valyl-tRNA synthetase: MATNSGRGNPIAASEGIQDATSTPPAVPAAEKKEIVESAAGAHATGQDAGAPKVKTEKELEKERKKAEKQAKFEAKKQKAAATAPKATKEKKPKEKKVEEEPLPEYVEDTPEGEKKRIRSFEDPHFKAYNPIAVESAWYSWWEKEGFFKPEFKPDGSVKDEGKFVIVHPPPNVTGALHMGHALGDSLQDLMIRWNRMQGKTTLWLPGCDHAGISTQSVVENMLWRKEGKTRHDLGREEFVNTVWKWKDEYHKRINKALTSMGGSFDWSREAFTMDKNLSAAVTETWVKLHEEGTIYRANRLVNWCTKLNTALSNLEVVNKELTGRTLLEVPGYDKKVEFGVIVHFKYPIEGSDELVEVATTRIETMLGDTGIAVHPKDERYKHLIGKTAIHPFIEGRKLPIIADEYVDMEFGTGAVKLTPAHDPNDFSLGQKHGLEFINILTDDGLMNENTGAYKGQKRFDVRYTIQDDLKAKGLYVDKKDNAMKVPLCEKSKDIIEPLLKPQWWVRMKELAEPALAAVRDGRIKIRPETAEKSYFRWLEDINDWCISRQLWWGHRCPVYYAKIEGGAGDIPEEKLWFAGRTREEAEEKAKAALPGKTYTLEQDEDVLDTWFSSGLWPFSTLGWPNNTHDLQTLYSTEVLETGWDILFFWIARMIMLGLKMTGDIPFKEVYCHSLVRDSEGRKMSKSLGNVVDPLDVISGIQLQSLHDKLLQGNLHPSEVTKATKYQKTAFPEGIPQCGADALRFTMINATTGGGDINLDVKIIHGYRKFCNKIFQATKYVLGSLPEDFTPSTSGVVRGETLAERWILHKMNTAAKEINRALEDREFSKSTLIVYRYWYNELCDVYIENSKAIIRDGTPKERESAIQTLYTTLEAALTMIHPFMPFITEEMWQRMPRRPEDQTKSIMVAKFPVYHEKLDDPESERAYELVLGCSKAARSLMAEYALKDEAEVIIQAYNDTALTTVKEQSSSIKTLSGKGIKGVEILNPDATRPAGCVAYPVSTEASVFLHVKGRVDLDAEIAKAQKKLDKAKSNIQKQEKILNDPGYLEKVSDAVRETDEKRLADAKQELNSFEETIKQFEQLKLE, translated from the exons ATGGCGACCAACAGTGGACGAGGAAACCCAA TCGCCGCCAGCGAGGGCATCCAGGACGCTACCAGCACTCCTCCAGCCGTTCCCGCcgcggagaagaaggagattgtcGAGTCTGCGGCCGGTGCGCATGCTACAGGTCAAGATGCCGGTGCGCCCAAGGTGAAGACCGAGAAGGAGT TGGAAAAAGAACGAAAGAAGGCCGAGAAACAGGCCAAGTTcgaagcaaagaagcaaaaggccgCTGCCACCGCCCCCAAAGCTaccaaagaaaagaagcctaaggaaaagaaggttgaggaggagcctCTCCCTGAATACGTCGAAGACACCCCCGAGGGCGAGAAAAAGCGAATCCGGTCATTTGAAGACCCCCATTTCAAGGCCTACAACCCCATTGCGGTCGAGTCAGCATGGTATAGCTGgtgggagaaggagggctTCTTCAAGCCCGAGTTCAAACCCGATGGAAGCGTCAAGGACGAGGGCAAGTTCGTCATTGTTCACCCTCCCCCCAATGTCACTGGTGCTCTGCACATGGGTCACGCCCTTGGTGACTCCCTCCAGGATCTCATGATAAGATGGAACCGTATGCAGGGCAAGACTACCCTCTGGTTGCCCGGATGCGATCATGCTGGTATCTCTACGCAGAGCGTTGTTGAGAATATGCTTTGGAGAAAGGAgggcaagacaagacacgaCCTTGGTCGTGAGGAATTCGTTAACACCGTCTGGAAGTGGAAGGATGAATACCACAAACGCATTAACAAGGCCCTGACCAGTATGGGAGGATCCTTTGACTGGAGCAGAGAGG CTTTCACCATGGACAAGAACTTGTCTGCTGCTGTTACTGAGACCTGGGTCAAGCTTCACGAGGAGGGCACGATCTACCGAGCAAACCGACTTGTTAATTGGTGCACCAAGCTGAACACTGCACTTTCCAACCTCGAAGTCGTCAACAAGGAGTTGACTGGCCGTACCCTGCTCGAAGTCCCTGGATACGACAAGAAGGTCGAGTTCGGCGTCATTGTCCACTTCAAATACCCCATCGAAGGTTccgatgagcttgtcgaggTTGCCACCACCCGTATTGAGACTATGCTTGGTGATACCGGTATTGCTGTTCACCCAAAGGACGAGAGGTACAAGCACCTCATCGGAAAGACTGCCATCCACCCCTTTATCGAGGGCCGCAAGCTGcccatcatcgccgacgaGTATGTCGACATGGAATTCGGCACTGGTGCTGTCAAGCTTACTCCAGCTCACGATCCTAACGATTTCTCTCTCGGCCAGAAGCACGGTCTTGAGtttatcaacatcttgaccgACGATGGTCTTATGAACGAGAACACCGGCGCTTACAAGGGCCAGAAGCGATTCGACGTCCGTTACACAATCCAAGAtgatctcaaggccaagggtctatatgttgacaagaaggataATGCCATGAAGGTTCCTCTGTGCGAAAAGTCCAAGGATATCATCGAGCCTCTTCTGAAACCCCAATGGTGGGTTCGTATGAAGGAACTCGCTGAGCCTGCCTTGGCTGCTGTTCGAGACGGGCGCATTAAGATCCGACCAGAGactgctgagaagagctACTTCAGATGGCTCGAGGACATCAACGACTGGTGCATCAGCCGGCAGCTCTGGTGGGGTCACCGATGTCCCGTCTACTACGCTAAGATCGAGGGCGGCGCTGGAGATATccctgaggagaagctctgGTTTGCCGGCCGAACACgagaggaggctgaggagaaagccaaggctgCACTCCCTGGCAAGACATATACACTTgagcaagatgaggatgttCTCGACACATGGTTCTCCTCTGGGCTCTGGCCTTTTAGCACCCTTGGCTGGCCCAACAACACCCACGACCTACAAACTCTCTACTCTACAGAGGTCCTCGAGACAGGTTGGGatattctcttcttctggatTGCCAGAATGATCATGCTTGGTCTCAAGATGACGGGTGATATTCCATTCAAGGAGGTCTATTGCCACAGTCTTGTTCGAGATTCCGAAGGTCGTAAGATGAGTAAGAGTTTGGGTAACGTCGTTGATCCCCTGGATGTCATCTCAGGTATCCAGCTGCAGTCTCTCCACGACAAGCTTCTGCAAGGTAACCTACACCCCAGCGAGGTCACAAAGGCTACCAAGTATCAGAAGACTGCCTTCCCTGAGGGTATACCCCAGTGTGGTGCTGATGCCCTACGTTTCACCATGATTAACGCCACAACCGGCGGTGGTGACATCAACCTGGATGTCAAGATTATCCACGGATACCGCAAGTTCTGTAATAAGATCTTCCAGGCTACCAAGTATGTTCTGGGAAGTCTCCCCGAGGACTTCACTCCCTCGACGTCAGGGGTTGTCCGTGGCGAAACTCTTGCCGAGCGGTGGATTCTTCACAAGATGAACACCGCGGCCAAAGAGATCAACCGTGCTCTTGAGGATCGCGAGTTTTCCAAGTCAACATTGATTGTCTACCGCTACTGGTACAACGAGCTTTGCGATGTCTACATCGAGAACTCAAAGGCCATCATCCGCGACGGCACTCCAAAGGAGCGTGAGTCTGCTATCCAGACTCTCTACACTACTCTCGAGGCCGCTCTCACCATGATTCACCCTTTCATGCCCTTCATCACTGAGGAGATGTGGCAACGAATGCCCCGACGACCTGAGGATCAGACCAAGTCTATCATGGTCGCGAAGTTCCCCGTCTACCacgagaagcttgatgaccCAGAGTCTGAGCGCGCTTACGAGCTTGTTCTAGGCTGCTCCAAGGCCGCGCGCTCACTGATGGCTGAGTATGCcctcaaggatgaggctgagg TTATCATCCAGGCTTACAACGATACTGCTCTCACTACCGTCAAGGAGCAGTCGTCTTCTATCAAGACCCTAAGCGGCAAGGGTATCAAGGGagtcgagatcctcaaccCCGATGCTACTAGACCCGCTGGGTGCGTCGCCTATCCTGTCTCAACCGAGGCCTCCGTTTTCCTTCACGTCAAGGGCCgcgttgaccttgatgctgagatcgccaaggcccagaagaagctcgacaaggCAAAGAGCAATATCCAAAAACAGGAAAAGATTCTCAATGACCCTGGCTATCTTGAGAAGGTCTCAGACGCCGTCCGCGAGACAGACGAGAAGAGATTGGCAGATGCCAAGCAAGAGCTTAACAGCTTCGAGGAGACTATCAAGCAGTTTGAGCAGCTAAAGCTAGAGTAG
- a CDS encoding 14-3-3 family protein, which yields MGHEDAVYLAKLAEQAERYEEMVENMKIVAGEDRDLTVEERNLLSVAYKNVIGARRASWRIVTSIEQKEESKGNSSQVTLIKEYRQKIEAELAKICDDILEVLDQHLIPSAKSGESKVFYHKMKGDYHRYLAEFAIGDRRKDSADKSLEAYKAATEVAQTELPPTHPIRLGLALNFSVFYYEILNAPDQACHLAKQAFDDAIAELDTLSEESYKDSTLIMQLLRDNLTLWTSSEAETSAAGQAEAPKEDAPAAATEEPAAPAEEPKAE from the exons atggGTCACGAAGATGCCGTCTACCTTGCCAAGCTCGCCGAGCAGGCTGAGCGATATGAGG AGATGGTTGAGAACATGAAGATTGTCGCCGGTGAGGATCGAGATCTCACTGTCGAGGAGCGAAACCTTCTCTCCGTTGCCTACAAGAACGTCATTGGCGCCCGCCGTGCCTCCTGGCGCATAGTCACCTCTATCgagcagaaggaggagtcGAAGGGCAACTCTTCTCAGGTTACCCTTATCAAGGAGTACCGACAGAAGATTGAGGCCGAGCTTGCCAAAATCTGCGACGACATTCTCGAGGTTCTCGACCAGCACCTTATTCCCTCTGCCAAATCTGGCGAGTCCAAGGTTTTCTACCACAAGAT GAAGGGCGACTACCACCGTTACCTTGCCGAGTTCGCCATCGGTGACCGCCGCAAGGACTCTGCCGACAAGTCCCTCGAGGCCTACAAGGCTGCTACTGAAGTTGCCCAGACTGAGCTTCCTCCCACTCACCCTATCCGTTTGGGTCTTGCCCTTAACTTTTCAGTTTTCTACTACGAAATCCTCAACGCCCCTGACCAGGCTTGCCACTTGGCCAAGCAGGCATTTGACGACGCTATTGCTG AGCTCGATACCTTGAGTGAGGAGAGCTACAAGGACTCTACACTGATCATGCAACTGCTCCGCGACAATCTT ACCCTCTGGACCTCCTCCGAGGCCGAGACCTCCGCTGCTGGTCAGGCCGAGGCTCCCAAGGAGGATGCACCTGCGGCCGCCACCGAGGAGCCAGCTGCCCCGGCCGAGGAGCCTAAGGCCGAGTAA